The proteins below are encoded in one region of Ascochyta rabiei chromosome 21, complete sequence:
- a CDS encoding mitochondrial import inner membrane translocase subunit tim21 — protein MTALYRPTEAISLLRPSLVLPRVQPSCMRRARAAFSTTRNAQATPSFPGSPAPMPPRKSITLTGDTGRVRWTELSPGEKVVRTTQQSFHFVVIAMGVLATAGVTYFLFSDVFSPNSKTAHFNHATDMIRQDPRCQKLLGDASQIAAFGEASWSRWARNRYITSTEETDKWGTDHLRFRFYVEGPLGQGVVNAHLVKKPSMDAFEYAELAVDVKGHRRIDLASKEKQDHVAPKIFGARWW, from the exons ATGACAGCCCTATACAGGCCCACCGAGGCCATCTCGCTCCTGCGCCCATCCCTCGTGCTCCCCCGGGTCCAGCCGTCTTGCATGCGGCGGGCGCGCGCAGCCTTCTCCACCACGCGCAATGCCCAGGCTACCCCCAGCTTCCCCGGCAGTCCCGCGCCCATGCCGCCACGCAAGTCGATCACCCTCACCGGCGACACGGGACGAGTGCGGTGGACGGAGCTCTCGCCAGGCGAGAAGGTCGTGCGGACGACCCAGCAATCCTTCCACTTTGTCGTTATCGCCATGGGTGTCCTTGCTACC GCCGGTGTAACCTACTTCCTCTTCAGCGACGTCTTCTCCCCCAACTCCAAAACCGCACACTTCAACCACGCCACAGACATGATACGGCAGGACCCACGCTGCCAAAAGCTGCTCGGCGACGCTTCTCAGATCGCGGCGTTCGGCGAAGCCTCGTGGTCGCGCTGGGCACGCAATCGCTACATCACCAGCACCGAAGAGACGGACAAATGGGGCACCGACCACCTTCGCTTCAGGTTCTACGTGGAAGGCCCCCTTGGCCAGGGCGTCGTGAATGCGCATCTGGTGAAGAAGCCGAGTATGGATGCATTCGAGTATGCCGAGCTGGCTGTCGATGTCAAGGGCCACCGCAGGATCGATTTGGCGAGCAAGGAGAAGCAGGACCATGTTGCGCCAAAGATTTTTGGCGCGAGATGGTGGTAG